In Topomyia yanbarensis strain Yona2022 chromosome 2, ASM3024719v1, whole genome shotgun sequence, one DNA window encodes the following:
- the LOC131678377 gene encoding ninjurin-B-like: MSLKKIFAGTSALPSSQSNAKMAKESEKPVTMGPIRPASMQKPTQVDRSTSSTGSVLTRMRSYSLSEIDGSRQNRGQQTQSYEIHKGIAESAMDISLLTANANQLRLLISYNSRSRTYIPCIMLVIISLVLQLLVASGVIIIKSQPKSKRSPPLERLKIVTSIAVTIITVINILVASLVVTDGSGKKDEPDK; encoded by the exons atgagtttaaaaaaaatcttcgccGGAACAAGCGCATTGCCCAGTTCTCAATCAAATGCCAAAATGGCAAAAGAAAGCGAAAAGCCCGTGACAATGGGTCCCATCCGTCCGGCGTCGATGCAGAAGCCTACACAAGTTGACCGGTCCACATCCTCGACTGGGAGCGTACTGACGCGTATGCGTAGTTATAGCTTGTCGGAAATCGATGGCAGCCGGCAAAACCGCGGTCAGCAAACACAGTCCTACGAAATACACAAAGGCATCGCCGAGAGTGCCATGGATATCTCCCTGCTGACGGCCAACGCCAACCAACTGCGTTTGCTTATATCCTACAACTCCCGATCGAGGACGTATATTCCGTGCATTATGCTGGTGATTATTTCACTGGTGCTGCAACTATTGGTGGCTAGCGGAGTTATCATTATTAAG AGTCAACCAAAATCAAAACGTAGCCCACCACTGGAGCGATTGAAGATCGTAACATCGATAGCCGTAACAATCATCACAGTGATCAACATTCTGGTGGCTTCGCTAGTAGTGACCGACGGATCTGGTAAAAAGGACGAGCCAGACAAATAA